The Blastococcus sp. HT6-4 genome window below encodes:
- a CDS encoding aldo/keto reductase: protein MSMEQRPLGGTGAEVSVIGLGTWQLGGDWGDVDDAAAAEVLGAALDAGVTLLDTADVYGDGRSEVRIRQALAPRSERPFVATKAGRRADPFEAAQYTPENLRAWVDRSRRNLGVDTLDLVQLHCPPTAVYSDQRLYDTLDGFVADGSIAAYGVSVETVAEGLTALEHEGVQTIQVILNIFRRKPLEELLPAAQKAGVGVLARVPLASGLLTGKYDESTTFPADDHRNFNRHGEAFDVGETFAGVPFEVGVEAAREVAAIAGDAVPTSAFALRWVIDQPGVTTVIPGARNVTQVRGNVAAASMAPLSDAQLADLERLYDERIRAHVHDRW from the coding sequence ATGAGCATGGAGCAGCGACCGCTCGGCGGGACCGGGGCCGAGGTCAGCGTGATCGGCCTGGGCACGTGGCAGCTCGGAGGTGACTGGGGCGACGTCGACGACGCGGCGGCCGCCGAGGTCCTCGGCGCGGCGCTCGACGCCGGCGTCACCCTGCTGGACACCGCCGACGTCTACGGCGACGGCCGCTCGGAGGTCCGCATCCGCCAGGCGCTGGCCCCGCGGTCGGAGCGGCCGTTCGTCGCCACGAAGGCCGGCCGCCGCGCCGACCCGTTCGAGGCCGCGCAGTACACGCCGGAGAACCTGCGCGCGTGGGTCGACCGGTCGCGCCGCAACCTCGGCGTGGACACCCTCGACCTGGTGCAGCTGCACTGCCCGCCGACCGCCGTCTACTCCGACCAGCGCCTCTACGACACCCTCGACGGATTCGTGGCCGACGGCTCGATCGCCGCCTACGGGGTGTCGGTGGAGACCGTCGCCGAGGGCCTGACGGCGCTGGAGCACGAGGGCGTCCAGACGATCCAGGTCATCCTGAACATCTTCCGGCGCAAGCCGCTGGAGGAGCTGCTGCCCGCCGCGCAGAAGGCCGGCGTCGGCGTCCTCGCCCGTGTGCCCCTGGCGAGCGGGCTGCTCACCGGCAAGTACGACGAGTCGACGACGTTCCCGGCCGACGACCACCGGAACTTCAACCGCCACGGCGAGGCCTTCGACGTCGGCGAGACCTTCGCCGGCGTGCCGTTCGAGGTGGGCGTCGAGGCCGCCCGCGAGGTCGCCGCGATCGCCGGCGACGCGGTGCCGACCTCCGCGTTCGCCCTGCGCTGGGTGATCGACCAGCCCGGCGTCACCACCGTGATCCCCGGGGCGCGCAACGTCACGCAGGTGCGGGGCAACGTCGCGGCCGCGTCGATGGCGCCGCTGTCCGATGCCCAGCTCGCCGACCTCGAGCGGCTGTACGACGAGCGCATCCGCGCCCACGTGCACGACCGCTGGTAA
- the hisS gene encoding histidine--tRNA ligase produces MSGLTAPKGTFDTLPPESATYLAVRDTLTAPLRRAGYGYVETPVFEETAVFSRGVGESTDVVTKEMYTFDDRGGRSLTLRPELTAGLMRAFIEHRLYQGALPVKLWTVGSAFRYERPQAGRYRHFTQVDMEALGVDDPALDAEVVALGVQGFRDLGLTDFELLLTSLGDSTCRPQYRELLVDYLATLDLDEETRRRAAINPLRVLDDKRPEVQAQLDDAPLMADHLSDSTKAHYDAVRQHLTDLGVTWTEAPRLVRGLDYYTKTTFEFVHNGLGAQSAIGGGGRYDGLSAALGGPDVSGIGYAVGVDRTLLAVQAEGLDIGATAGVQAFVVPLGAEAKRLAVGLVGRLRQAGVAADTVYGDRGLKGAMKAADRSGASHVVVIGERDLAEGVGQLKDMSTGEQRAVPVAELFDTVRASVEG; encoded by the coding sequence GTGAGTGGATTGACGGCGCCGAAGGGCACGTTCGACACGCTGCCGCCCGAGTCGGCGACGTACCTGGCGGTCCGCGACACGCTGACCGCGCCGCTGCGGCGGGCCGGCTACGGCTACGTCGAGACGCCGGTGTTCGAGGAGACCGCCGTCTTCTCCCGCGGGGTGGGCGAGTCGACCGACGTCGTCACCAAGGAGATGTACACCTTCGACGACCGCGGCGGGCGTTCCCTCACGCTGCGGCCCGAGCTCACCGCCGGGCTGATGCGCGCCTTCATCGAGCACCGGCTGTACCAGGGCGCGCTGCCGGTGAAGCTGTGGACGGTCGGCTCGGCGTTCCGCTACGAGCGGCCGCAGGCCGGCCGGTACCGGCACTTCACCCAGGTGGACATGGAGGCCCTCGGCGTCGACGACCCGGCGCTGGACGCCGAGGTGGTGGCGCTCGGCGTGCAGGGCTTCCGCGACCTGGGGCTCACCGACTTCGAGCTGCTGCTCACCTCGCTGGGCGACAGCACGTGCCGGCCGCAGTACCGGGAGCTGCTGGTCGACTACCTGGCCACGCTCGACCTCGACGAGGAGACGAGGCGCCGGGCGGCGATCAACCCGCTGCGCGTCCTGGACGACAAGCGGCCCGAGGTGCAGGCGCAGCTCGACGACGCGCCGCTGATGGCCGACCACCTCTCGGACTCCACGAAGGCGCACTACGACGCCGTCCGGCAGCACCTCACCGACCTCGGGGTGACCTGGACCGAGGCGCCCAGGCTGGTGCGCGGCCTGGACTACTACACGAAGACCACCTTCGAGTTCGTGCACAACGGACTCGGCGCGCAGTCGGCCATCGGGGGCGGCGGGCGCTACGACGGGCTGTCCGCGGCGCTCGGCGGGCCCGACGTCTCCGGGATCGGGTACGCGGTCGGCGTCGACCGGACGCTGCTCGCCGTCCAGGCCGAGGGGCTGGACATCGGCGCGACCGCGGGCGTACAGGCGTTCGTCGTCCCGCTGGGGGCCGAGGCGAAGCGGCTGGCGGTCGGGCTGGTCGGCCGGCTGCGCCAGGCCGGCGTCGCGGCCGACACCGTCTACGGCGACCGCGGCCTCAAGGGCGCGATGAAGGCCGCCGACCGCTCGGGGGCCTCGCACGTCGTCGTCATCGGTGAGCGGGACCTGGCCGAGGGCGTCGGCCAGCTGAAGGACATGAGCACCGGCGAGCAGCGGGCGGTCCCGGTGGCCGAGCTGTTCGACACGGTGCGTGCGAGTGTGGAGGGATGA
- a CDS encoding adenine phosphoribosyltransferase, with amino-acid sequence MTGTAAGLPLDELIAGLTVDVPDHPMPGVVFRDLTPVFADGPAFRRMVEGLAAPAGSDPRAAAVAAGAAGERDFDVVVGVEARGFLLAAAVALDAGVGVVPVRKAGKLPRERIAADYALEYGTATLELHADSIRPGQRVLVVDDVLATGGTLAAAVALVEQLGGVVTAVSVVVELAALGGRQRLAPHTVHALWAT; translated from the coding sequence GTGACCGGCACCGCGGCCGGGCTGCCGCTGGACGAGCTCATCGCCGGGCTGACCGTCGACGTGCCCGACCACCCCATGCCCGGGGTGGTGTTCCGCGACCTGACCCCGGTGTTCGCCGACGGGCCGGCCTTCCGGCGCATGGTCGAGGGGCTGGCGGCGCCGGCGGGGTCCGATCCCCGGGCGGCCGCCGTGGCCGCCGGTGCGGCCGGGGAGCGGGACTTCGACGTGGTCGTCGGGGTGGAGGCCCGCGGGTTCCTGCTCGCGGCCGCGGTCGCGCTCGACGCGGGCGTGGGGGTGGTGCCGGTGCGCAAGGCCGGGAAGCTGCCGCGCGAGCGCATCGCCGCCGACTACGCGCTCGAGTACGGGACCGCGACCCTCGAGCTGCACGCCGACTCCATCCGGCCGGGGCAGCGGGTGCTCGTCGTCGACGACGTGCTGGCCACGGGTGGCACGCTCGCCGCCGCGGTCGCCCTGGTCGAGCAGCTGGGCGGCGTGGTCACCGCCGTGTCGGTGGTCGTGGAGCTGGCCGCACTGGGCGGCCGGCAGCGGCTGGCCCCGCACACCGTGCACGCCCTCTGGGCCACCTGA
- the secF gene encoding protein translocase subunit SecF, which yields MTRPTDPEDLTSADVPPEETTARSGEDALADAGLPQDPGGADTVAPAAAQGRSGGLAHRLYNGEVGLDVVGRSRLIYRITAVVLLLCIASMVFRGFNFGIDFEGGNSFRLPGSEQQLAEAREAAEEAGAEVATAQVVGGNTLLLRTEQLDNETERAVVEALAGVAGIAPDDVSPESVSADWGQDITQQALVALAVFLVAVVLFLAVRFQPKMAVGAMAALAHDIILTAGIYSLIGFEVTPSTVIGFLTILGFSLYDTVVVFDKVDENTRDLERSARMTWGEAANLAVNQTLMRSINTSVIALLPVAGLLFVGAGLLGVGTLKDLALVLFVGLAAGTYSSIFLATPVVADLKEREPAQEALRRRVLARRSSAARTGAAAMPAGPVASARRRRPAGGVAVADLPESVPADVVVESPATVRPEPGRGGATAPRPGARPQRAGSSRPAGKRRR from the coding sequence ATGACCCGCCCGACCGACCCGGAGGACCTCACGTCGGCGGACGTGCCGCCGGAGGAGACGACGGCGCGCAGCGGCGAGGACGCGCTGGCCGACGCGGGCCTGCCGCAGGACCCCGGTGGCGCGGACACCGTGGCGCCGGCAGCCGCGCAGGGACGCAGCGGCGGGCTCGCCCACCGCCTCTACAACGGCGAGGTCGGCCTCGACGTCGTCGGGCGCAGCCGGCTCATCTACCGGATCACCGCCGTGGTGCTGCTGCTCTGCATCGCCTCGATGGTGTTCCGGGGGTTCAACTTCGGCATCGACTTCGAGGGCGGCAACAGCTTCCGGCTGCCCGGCAGCGAGCAGCAGCTCGCCGAGGCGCGCGAGGCGGCGGAGGAGGCCGGCGCGGAGGTCGCCACGGCGCAGGTCGTCGGCGGCAACACGCTGCTGCTGCGCACCGAGCAGCTGGACAACGAGACCGAGCGCGCTGTCGTCGAGGCGCTGGCCGGCGTGGCCGGCATCGCGCCGGACGACGTCAGCCCCGAGTCGGTGAGCGCCGACTGGGGCCAGGACATCACCCAGCAGGCGCTCGTGGCGCTGGCGGTCTTCCTGGTCGCCGTCGTGCTCTTCCTCGCGGTGCGCTTCCAGCCGAAGATGGCCGTCGGCGCCATGGCGGCGCTGGCGCACGACATCATCCTCACCGCGGGCATCTACTCGCTGATCGGTTTCGAGGTGACGCCCTCGACGGTGATCGGCTTCCTCACCATCCTCGGGTTCTCCCTCTACGACACCGTGGTCGTCTTCGACAAGGTCGACGAGAACACCCGCGACCTGGAGCGCAGCGCCCGCATGACGTGGGGCGAGGCGGCGAACCTCGCGGTCAACCAGACCCTGATGCGGTCGATCAACACGTCGGTCATCGCGCTGCTGCCGGTCGCCGGGCTGCTGTTCGTCGGCGCCGGCCTGCTCGGCGTCGGGACGCTCAAGGACCTCGCCCTCGTGCTGTTCGTCGGTCTGGCCGCCGGCACCTACTCGTCGATCTTCCTGGCGACGCCGGTCGTGGCCGACCTCAAGGAGCGCGAGCCGGCGCAGGAGGCGCTGCGCCGCCGGGTGCTCGCCCGGCGGTCCTCGGCCGCCCGCACCGGCGCCGCCGCCATGCCGGCCGGGCCGGTGGCCAGCGCCCGCCGGCGCCGGCCCGCCGGCGGGGTGGCCGTGGCCGACCTGCCCGAGAGCGTGCCCGCCGACGTCGTCGTCGAGTCGCCGGCGACGGTGCGCCCCGAGCCGGGCCGCGGCGGTGCCACCGCGCCGCGACCGGGCGCGCGGCCGCAGCGCGCCGGCTCCAGCCGGCCCGCCGGCAAGCGCCGCCGGTGA
- the aspS gene encoding aspartate--tRNA ligase has product MLRTHDAGTLRASDAGTTVTLAGWVARRRDHGGVVFLDLRDASGYVQVVVREEEAHHLRNEYCVLVTGEVRRRPEGNENPELPTGEIEVATTELRVLSTSAPLPFPIETDQAASDDVRYKYRYLDLRRQGPAKAMRLRSEISRIARGVMAEHGFVEVETPNLTRSTPEGARDFLVPVRLQQGKWYALPQSPQLFKQLLMIGGLERYYQIARCFRDEDFRADRQPEFTQLDYEMSFVERDDVLAVAEDVVRSLWRELASYELPEIPRMTYREAMDRFGSDKPDLRFGVELTELTSYFADTPFRVFQAPYVGAVVMPGGGSQPRRAFDAWQDWAKSRGYRGLAYVTIAEDGTLGGPVAKNISDAERAGLVEAVGAEPGDCVFFAAGARRSAQELLGAARNEIAKRLDLIEPGSWSFLFVVDFPMFEETEDGDWTFMHHPFTSPTPEWRERFAEDKGAALSDAYDMVINGNEVMSGSVRIHDADLQERVFETLGMSREEARERFGFFLEAFAYGPPPHAGAALGWDRLTALLAGVESIREVIAFPKTGAGYDPLTGAPTPITEAQRTESGIDAKPEEPPLPGEPGAPGPSDPTK; this is encoded by the coding sequence TTGCTTCGCACCCACGACGCCGGAACGCTGCGCGCGTCCGACGCCGGAACCACCGTCACCCTCGCCGGCTGGGTCGCCCGTCGCCGCGACCACGGCGGCGTGGTCTTCCTCGACCTGCGCGACGCCTCCGGCTACGTGCAGGTCGTCGTCCGGGAGGAGGAGGCCCACCACCTGCGCAACGAGTACTGCGTGCTCGTGACCGGTGAGGTGCGCCGCCGTCCGGAGGGCAACGAGAACCCGGAGCTGCCCACCGGCGAGATCGAGGTGGCGACGACGGAGCTGCGCGTGCTCTCCACCTCGGCGCCACTGCCGTTCCCGATCGAGACCGACCAGGCGGCCTCCGACGACGTCCGCTACAAGTACCGGTACCTCGACCTGCGCCGGCAGGGTCCGGCGAAGGCGATGCGGCTGCGCTCGGAGATCAGCCGGATCGCCCGCGGGGTCATGGCCGAGCACGGCTTCGTCGAGGTCGAGACGCCGAACCTGACCCGCTCCACGCCCGAGGGCGCCCGGGACTTCCTCGTCCCCGTCCGCCTCCAGCAGGGCAAGTGGTACGCGCTGCCGCAGTCGCCGCAGCTGTTCAAGCAGCTGCTCATGATCGGTGGCCTGGAGCGGTACTACCAGATCGCCCGCTGCTTCCGGGACGAGGACTTCCGGGCCGACCGGCAGCCGGAGTTCACCCAGCTGGACTACGAGATGAGCTTCGTCGAGCGCGACGACGTGCTCGCCGTCGCCGAGGACGTCGTCCGCTCGCTGTGGCGGGAGCTCGCCTCCTACGAGCTCCCGGAGATCCCGCGGATGACCTACCGCGAGGCGATGGACCGGTTCGGCTCCGACAAGCCCGACCTGCGCTTCGGCGTCGAGCTCACCGAGCTGACGTCCTACTTCGCCGACACCCCCTTCCGCGTCTTCCAGGCGCCGTACGTCGGCGCGGTCGTCATGCCCGGTGGCGGCTCGCAGCCGCGCCGGGCCTTCGACGCCTGGCAGGACTGGGCGAAGTCGCGGGGCTACCGCGGCCTGGCCTACGTGACGATCGCCGAGGACGGCACCCTCGGCGGTCCGGTGGCGAAGAACATCTCCGACGCCGAGCGGGCCGGCCTGGTCGAGGCGGTCGGCGCGGAGCCCGGCGACTGCGTCTTCTTCGCCGCCGGGGCGCGGCGCTCGGCGCAGGAGCTGCTGGGCGCCGCCCGCAACGAGATCGCCAAGCGCCTGGACCTCATCGAGCCGGGCTCCTGGTCGTTCCTCTTCGTCGTCGACTTCCCGATGTTCGAGGAGACCGAGGACGGCGACTGGACCTTCATGCACCACCCCTTCACCTCGCCCACCCCCGAGTGGCGCGAGCGGTTCGCCGAGGACAAGGGCGCGGCGCTGTCGGACGCCTACGACATGGTGATCAACGGCAACGAGGTCATGAGCGGCTCGGTGCGTATCCACGACGCCGACCTGCAGGAGCGGGTGTTCGAGACCCTCGGCATGTCCCGCGAGGAGGCCCGCGAGCGGTTCGGCTTCTTCCTCGAGGCGTTCGCCTACGGCCCGCCGCCGCACGCGGGCGCCGCCCTCGGCTGGGACCGGCTCACCGCGCTGCTGGCCGGTGTCGAGTCGATCCGCGAGGTGATCGCCTTCCCGAAGACCGGCGCCGGCTACGACCCGCTGACCGGCGCGCCGACGCCGATCACCGAGGCGCAGCGCACGGAGTCCGGGATCGACGCGAAGCCGGAGGAGCCGCCGCTGCCGGGCGAGCCCGGCGCGCCCGGTCCGTCCGACCCGACGAAGTAG
- a CDS encoding MBL fold metallo-hydrolase, producing MLIRSFPAGAFGTNCYAVASGPGQECVVVDPGMDAVEPLARMLADDGLKPVAVVLTHGHLDHTFSVLPVCDGYDIPAYLHPADNGMLSDPVRWHGPQLAPLITGVRLPDPSDVRALDDGAVLSLAGVDLTVRHAPGHTQGSVVFELDLGEAPGLLAGDVLFAGSVGRVDLPGGSWDAMLRSLQDVVLPLDDETVVLPGHGPATTIGRERAINPYLAEAAQAPKGRGL from the coding sequence GTGCTCATCCGCTCCTTCCCCGCCGGCGCGTTCGGCACCAACTGCTACGCGGTCGCCTCCGGTCCCGGGCAGGAGTGCGTCGTCGTCGACCCCGGCATGGACGCCGTCGAGCCGCTGGCCCGCATGCTGGCCGACGACGGTCTCAAGCCGGTCGCGGTCGTGCTGACCCACGGCCACCTCGACCACACCTTCTCGGTGCTGCCGGTGTGCGACGGCTACGACATCCCCGCCTACCTCCACCCGGCCGACAACGGCATGCTCTCGGACCCGGTCCGCTGGCACGGCCCGCAGCTGGCCCCGCTGATCACCGGCGTCCGGCTGCCCGACCCGTCCGACGTCCGGGCGCTCGACGACGGCGCGGTGCTCTCCCTGGCCGGGGTCGACCTCACCGTCCGGCACGCGCCCGGCCACACCCAGGGCTCGGTGGTCTTCGAGCTCGACCTGGGGGAGGCGCCCGGGCTGCTGGCCGGTGACGTGCTGTTCGCCGGCTCGGTGGGCCGGGTCGACCTGCCCGGCGGCTCCTGGGACGCGATGCTCCGCTCCCTGCAGGACGTGGTGCTCCCGCTGGACGACGAGACGGTCGTGCTCCCCGGCCACGGCCCGGCGACGACGATCGGCCGCGAGCGCGCGATCAACCCGTACCTCGCCGAGGCGGCCCAGGCGCCGAAGGGGCGCGGGCTGTGA
- a CDS encoding peptidylprolyl isomerase gives MPTNKQRRQAAQRHLQRQLERRTEEARKRRRNLGVLLAALVAVVVVGAALLFTDVLGGDDEDAAAAADPTTATTPTTSAAARTTNPDGTVTCEYLPDESGNPNLTDVGTPPAPESTPAQGTATVLMSTNQGDLTLTLDRETAPCAAASFVYLTEQDFYDGTSCHRLVNAETFGVLQCGDPTGTGAGGPTYKYAEEVTPDTTYPRGTIAMAKTAAPNTTGGQFFLTFVDTELPPEYTVVGTVDEAGLAVLDEVAAGGVQGAEGPGDGPPNVPVTIEDMAVVG, from the coding sequence GTGCCCACGAACAAGCAGCGCCGCCAGGCCGCGCAGCGTCACCTGCAGCGACAGCTGGAGCGCCGCACGGAGGAGGCCAGGAAGCGCCGCCGGAACCTGGGCGTCCTGCTCGCCGCGCTGGTTGCCGTCGTCGTCGTGGGCGCGGCGCTGCTGTTCACGGACGTGCTCGGGGGCGACGACGAGGACGCCGCCGCCGCGGCCGACCCGACCACGGCGACCACGCCCACCACCAGCGCGGCGGCGCGGACCACCAACCCCGACGGCACGGTGACCTGCGAGTACCTGCCCGACGAGTCGGGGAACCCGAACCTCACCGACGTCGGCACGCCGCCGGCCCCGGAGTCGACGCCCGCCCAGGGCACCGCGACCGTCCTGATGAGCACGAACCAGGGCGACCTGACGCTCACCCTCGACCGGGAGACGGCCCCCTGCGCGGCGGCCAGCTTCGTCTACCTGACGGAGCAGGACTTCTACGACGGCACCTCCTGCCACCGGCTGGTGAACGCCGAGACCTTCGGCGTCCTGCAGTGCGGCGACCCGACCGGCACCGGTGCCGGCGGCCCGACGTACAAGTACGCCGAGGAGGTCACCCCCGACACCACCTACCCGCGGGGCACGATCGCCATGGCGAAGACGGCGGCGCCGAACACCACGGGCGGCCAGTTCTTCCTGACCTTCGTCGACACCGAGCTGCCGCCGGAGTACACCGTCGTCGGCACCGTGGACGAGGCCGGGCTGGCCGTGCTCGACGAGGTCGCCGCGGGCGGCGTCCAGGGCGCCGAGGGCCCCGGTGACGGCCCGCCGAACGTCCCGGTCACCATCGAGGACATGGCCGTCGTCGGCTGA
- a CDS encoding bifunctional (p)ppGpp synthetase/guanosine-3',5'-bis(diphosphate) 3'-pyrophosphohydrolase, producing the protein MASDVTADAVAARAAAAAGGQASLPGGVDEAPVRSPLPERPVVRRPDDVGTEPVDPESGAPRRRVRDRLARRIVSGQRSGLVRPVLEPLAVLHRQSHPKADLVLLQRAYDVAEAAHSTQRRKSGDPYITHPLAVATILAGLGMDTTTLIAALLHDTVEDTGVTLETITTDFGSEVAHLVDGVTKIDKVKLGDAAQAETIRKMIVAMSRDPRVLVIKLADRLHNMRTLRFLPPEKQEKKARETLEILAPLAHRLGMNTIKWELEDLAFATLYPKRYDEIVRLVAERAPSRDTYLAEVTTTVNDQLKAAKIEAVVTGRPKHYYSIYQKMIVRGRDFTDIWDLVGIRILVDSVRDCYAALGIMHAHWQPVPGRFKDFVAMPKFNMYQSLHTTVIGPQGKPVELQIRTHDMHRTAEYGIAAHWKYKEKARVGGKPSAGEFGAPPKAGTPDDMLWLRQLLDWQREAQEPGEFLETLRYDLGPQEVFVFTPKGDVVSLPGESTPVDFAFAVHTEVGYRTIGARVNGSLVSLDSKLTNGDVVEIFTSKSPTAGPSKDWLTFVGSSRARTKIRQWFTKERREDAVDAGKEALTRAMRKAGLPLQRLLGGEALSTLAKDLRHSDVTALYAAVGENQLSAASVVEKLMIALGGSEGAAEDIAETAIPTRRPAARRPAGGDPGIIVHGMTDVWAKLAKCCTPVPGDDILGFVTRGGGVSVHRTDCTNAGDLQRKPERLVEVEWASNPGSMFLVAIQVEALDRHRLLSDVTKALADERVNILSASVQTSRDRVAISRFTFELADPAHLGAVLQTVRNVEGVFDVERVTA; encoded by the coding sequence GTGGCCTCCGACGTGACCGCCGACGCGGTTGCCGCGCGGGCCGCCGCGGCCGCAGGTGGTCAGGCGTCCCTCCCCGGCGGGGTGGACGAGGCCCCGGTCCGCAGCCCGCTGCCCGAACGGCCCGTGGTGCGCCGGCCCGACGACGTCGGCACCGAGCCGGTCGACCCGGAGTCGGGGGCGCCCCGGCGCCGGGTCCGCGACCGCCTCGCTCGCCGGATCGTCTCCGGCCAGCGCAGCGGCCTGGTCCGGCCGGTGCTCGAACCGCTGGCGGTCCTGCACCGGCAGAGCCATCCGAAGGCCGACCTGGTGCTCCTGCAGCGGGCCTACGACGTCGCCGAGGCGGCGCACTCGACGCAGCGGCGCAAGAGCGGCGATCCGTACATCACCCACCCGCTCGCCGTCGCCACGATCCTGGCCGGGCTGGGCATGGACACCACCACCCTGATCGCGGCGCTGCTGCACGACACGGTCGAGGACACCGGCGTCACGCTGGAGACGATCACCACCGACTTCGGCTCCGAGGTCGCCCACCTCGTCGACGGCGTCACCAAGATCGACAAGGTGAAGCTGGGCGACGCCGCCCAGGCCGAGACGATCCGCAAGATGATCGTGGCGATGTCCCGGGACCCGCGGGTGCTGGTCATCAAGCTCGCCGACCGGCTGCACAACATGCGCACGTTGCGCTTCCTCCCGCCGGAGAAGCAGGAGAAGAAGGCGCGCGAGACGCTGGAGATCCTCGCCCCGCTGGCCCACCGGCTGGGTATGAACACCATCAAGTGGGAACTCGAGGACCTCGCGTTCGCCACGCTGTACCCGAAGCGCTACGACGAGATCGTGCGGCTGGTGGCCGAGCGCGCCCCGTCGCGGGACACCTATCTCGCCGAGGTCACGACGACCGTCAACGACCAGCTGAAGGCGGCCAAGATCGAGGCCGTCGTCACCGGCCGGCCCAAGCACTACTACTCGATCTACCAGAAGATGATCGTCCGCGGCCGCGACTTCACCGACATCTGGGACCTCGTCGGCATCCGGATCCTCGTCGACTCGGTGCGCGACTGCTACGCCGCGCTGGGCATCATGCACGCCCACTGGCAGCCGGTTCCCGGCCGCTTCAAGGACTTCGTGGCGATGCCGAAGTTCAACATGTACCAGTCGCTGCACACCACGGTGATCGGGCCGCAGGGCAAGCCGGTCGAGCTGCAGATCCGCACCCACGACATGCACCGCACCGCCGAGTACGGGATCGCGGCGCACTGGAAGTACAAGGAGAAGGCCCGGGTCGGCGGCAAGCCCAGCGCCGGCGAGTTCGGCGCACCGCCCAAGGCCGGCACGCCCGACGACATGCTGTGGCTGCGCCAGCTGCTGGACTGGCAGCGCGAGGCCCAGGAACCGGGCGAGTTCCTCGAGACGCTGCGCTACGACCTCGGTCCGCAGGAGGTCTTCGTCTTCACGCCGAAGGGCGACGTCGTCAGCCTGCCCGGCGAGTCGACGCCGGTGGACTTCGCGTTCGCGGTGCACACCGAGGTCGGCTACCGGACGATCGGCGCCCGGGTCAACGGCTCGCTGGTCTCCCTGGACAGCAAGCTCACCAACGGCGACGTCGTGGAGATCTTCACCTCCAAGTCGCCCACGGCCGGCCCCTCGAAGGACTGGCTCACGTTCGTCGGCTCGTCGCGCGCCCGCACCAAGATCCGGCAGTGGTTCACCAAGGAGCGCCGCGAGGACGCCGTCGACGCCGGCAAGGAGGCCCTGACCCGCGCGATGCGCAAGGCCGGCCTGCCGCTGCAGCGGCTGCTCGGTGGGGAGGCGCTGTCCACCCTCGCCAAGGACCTGCGCCACTCCGACGTGACGGCGCTGTACGCGGCGGTGGGGGAGAACCAGCTCTCGGCCGCCTCGGTGGTCGAGAAGCTCATGATCGCGCTGGGCGGCAGCGAGGGCGCGGCGGAGGACATCGCCGAGACCGCGATCCCGACCCGGCGCCCGGCCGCGAGACGCCCGGCCGGCGGCGACCCCGGGATCATCGTGCACGGGATGACCGACGTCTGGGCCAAGCTCGCCAAGTGCTGCACGCCCGTGCCCGGGGACGACATCCTCGGGTTCGTCACCCGTGGTGGCGGGGTCAGCGTGCACCGCACCGACTGCACCAACGCCGGCGACCTGCAGCGCAAGCCTGAACGTCTGGTCGAGGTCGAGTGGGCCTCGAATCCGGGCTCGATGTTCCTGGTCGCCATTCAGGTCGAGGCGCTCGACCGGCACCGGCTGCTCTCCGACGTGACCAAGGCCCTGGCCGACGAGCGGGTGAACATCCTGTCGGCGTCGGTGCAGACCAGCCGCGACCGCGTCGCCATCAGCCGGTTCACCTTCGAGCTGGCCGACCCGGCACACCTGGGCGCGGTGCTGCAGACGGTGCGCAACGTGGAGGGCGTCTTCGACGTCGAGCGCGTCACCGCGTAA